One Pecten maximus chromosome 16, xPecMax1.1, whole genome shotgun sequence DNA window includes the following coding sequences:
- the LOC117314818 gene encoding uncharacterized protein LOC117314818 → MDPANFLYSLEYGGLVNATSASISGDGTRTFAVIDQSGTCSAMTAWMLVLDDASGSTTCSFDNNVRTRPYFLYSNTGAATQLESGSAWDSVNFPYADTLGIFIIGWFPVMKVANGGNVAPATGIYNLWSGTYTLNEYVLQAYSMSTGTDSYKSSIVDSWTSYYIQAVRISFFVGGQEVAYVVFDAHGSTKITWLNCDRILYTSYVDLTRDTSVLHCSIAGNNNRYFFIEETYGSDCAANFGWFGIIEGSLCTYDSKDTRPFPLYSDAGFSEANDDMAVADVFSVSIARDNMCALVTCLNGGTCYDWGARFECVCVGDYYGGQCQNLDGGWTVWTAWSDCSTTCYAQGTQIRERNCTNPTTAGDGVYCIGNSNETFFCIPTNLDICSRK, encoded by the exons ATGGATCCTGCAAACTTTTTATATTCTCTGGAATATGGAGGCCTCGTCAATGCCACATCAGCAAGTATATCGGG tgatgGGACCCGTACTTTTGCAGTAATAGATCAGTCTGGGACTTGTTCAGCTATGACTGCATGGATGTTGGTTTTAGATGATGCGTCTGGAAGCACTACATGTTCTTTTGACAACAATGTCCGAACTCGTCCTTATTTCCTGTACAGCAACACTGGGGCAGCCACTCAACTAGAATCCG GTTCAGCCTGGGACAGCGTCAACTTTCCATATGCCGATACACTTGGCATCTTCATAATAG GATGGTTCCCGGTGATGAAGGTTGCCAATGGGGGAAATGTGGCCCCGGCTACTGGCATATACAATCTATGGTCTGGCACATACACTCTTAATGAATATGTCCTCCAGGCCTACTCCATGTCCACAGGAACGGATTCTTACAAATCAAGTATTGTCGATAGCTGGACGTCCTACTACATACAGGCG GTGAGGATTTCTTTCTTCGTGGGAGGACAAGAAGTAGCCTACGTGGTCTTTGATGCACATGGGTCAACGAAAATTACATGGCTCAACTGTGACCGAATATTGTACACTTCGTATGTTGATCTGACCAGAGACACGTCGGTTCTACACTGTTCTATAGCAGG aaataacaACAGATACTTTTTCATAGAGGAGACGTACGGCTCAGACTGTGCGGCCAACTTTGGATGGTTTGGAATAATAGAAGGCAGTCTTTGCACCTATGACTCAAAAGATACACGACCCTTTCCTCTATACAGCGATGCAGGATTTTCTGAAGCAAACGATG aTATGGCCGTGGCCGATGTGTTTTCGGTTTCTATTG CTCGGGACAACATGTGCGCACTGGTCACCTGCCTGAATGGAGGAACATGCTATGACTGGGGTGCGCGATTCGAATGTGTTTGTGTCGGGGACTATTATGGAGGTCAATGTCAAAACT TGGATGGTGGTTGGACAGTTTGGACGGCTTGGTCGGACTGTAGTACCACTTGTTATGCCCAGGGAACACAGATACGAGAACGAAACTGCACCAACCCAACAACTGCTGGGGATGGAGTGTACTGTATCGGAAACAGCAACGAGACTTTCTTCTGTATCCCTACCAACCTGGACATCTGTTCACGTAAATAG